Sequence from the Candidatus Neomarinimicrobiota bacterium genome:
CATCCTGGAAACCCTGCTGCGCTACTCGCGCCTGCTGCCCGGCGGCGGTGGGCTGAGCCTGTCCATCACCACCAAGTCCAACCTTGTGCTGCAGGACCTGGCCCTGCTGCGGGCGCTGGCGAGCCGCAATGACCTGCACGTGAACGTGAGCATCACCACCCTGCACCGGCGGCTGGCGCGGGCGCTGGAGCCCCGGGCGCCGCGCCCCGACCTGCGTCTGGAGACGGTGCGCAGGCTGGCGGGGGCGGGTATCGACGTTAACGTATTCGTGGCGCCGGTCCTGCCGGGCATCACCGATGGGCCCCGGGACCTGGAGGCCCTGGTGGCGGCTGCCGCGCGGGCCGGCGCCCAGGGGTTGATGGCCCACGCCGTTTTTCTGAAGCCCAGCGCCCAGCGGGTATTTTTCCCCTTCCTGGCCCAGCGCTTCCCCCACCTGCTGCGGCGCTACCGTCGCTGGTATGGGCGCGGGGCCTATGCTCCCGAGGACTACCGCAGAGCGTTGTCGGCCACCATGGGCCGCCTGCGGGCCCGGTACGGAATCAAAGCGCCGCCGCGCGACGGGGCCGCCGGGCAGCCCGACCACGGTGCGCTGGCGGAGCAGATGGAGCTGGTGTTTAACACTGAGGAGTGAAACAATGGGGTAGGGACCAGCGTTGGTTGACCCGAGGGGGTGGCAAAGTGCTGGTGTTCGATGGTAAAGAAGAGATGTGACGGGGGAGGATCGCAGCGCTCAGGGATAATGTGAACTTGGCAGAAGAATTTCCTTTTCCTAGCTCACAATAATGTTGCTGGCTGTCATTTTCGTGCAAGCTTCTGGCCACGCTTAAGTAAATCTTCCTCCTCTTTTTCGGTAAGCTCTCGGATTCCTACGGAAGCCAGAGGGGATCGACAGAATTCTTTTTCCCACCATGAAGATGTCACGAGCTGCACGGTGACACGACAGTCGACGGCACCAGAGTTTACGAATTCAAGCAGCAAAGGGTGGTTTACCAGGATTTCGTCTACGGAGAGTTTAGAGCGATAACTCACAGTGATGGCATCGCCAGGTGGGATAGTACGAACTGGCGGAGGATCATGATCATTCTCAGCAGGCTCGGCCGGTTTGCTCGTGGATGCCGCTTCCTTTCCGGATTTTCTCAGGATCAAGACTGTCCCGTTGAAGTCACCCGATTTGAACAGACGAATCGCTGCCCAAGGGGATATTACGTAGGGAGATCGGCCCTGGTTGATGAACTGGAGACTAGCAAACAGTCTGCGTGCGGGTTGAACGACGGACGTGAGCATTTCAGTGATCTCGGCAAAGTGCTTTGGAGCAGCAATCAGCTCTTTCCTGACGTGCTGAAGCATCTTCTGGATCCGCTGGACGTCGAAATAGGCGAATGCATCGGCTGCAGGCCTGAGAAATTGGTCATAAGAGCTGTTCTTGTGGTAGAACTTATAAGTTCTGGGACCAAGGTGGATATCAAAGCCCCCAACTTTAGTGTTTGGCGAGACTATAATACTCTCAGGTTCTGAAGAGTAGTCTACTGGGTCGAAGCTTATTTCCTCCCTAACAAGGCTGCCGACAAGAATGCCATCAACAATGGGGAGTGTGAAATATTCGATGAATTCTTGCTTCTCGGACTTGCCCATGGCCGCAACCCTGCTGAGATTGGTCAACGATTCTTCGACACGCCGTAGCGCTTCATCCACCCTACCCCGAAGGAACTCTACTCGGCTTATGACACTGGCTAGCTTGGTGCCGGAAATGCGCTCATTTAGGTCCGTTAACCATGGGTTCTCCTCGCTCATTAAAACTACAGTGACAGGCAACGTGATCAATTCGGCGAGATCTACATCCACCTTGACGCCTTCCACGGTTACGATAGCGCGTCCTCTGTCAACCCAACGTTTGAAGTACTGACCAAGGACAAAGCCAATTATCCCCACGAAACTTGGAATTCCAATCATTACCCACGTATTCCACATTATTATGTCTCCCATGGTTCACAATTCTTGCCCCGACGAATATCGGCCAATAGTTATCTTGCAGGATTACCCCGCATGGCGAAGGCGGATTTCGGCTACCCTGCACTGATACCCCGCGAGTTCCGCTTGGGGAATTCTGGGGTCAAAGGCTTAGCGTTGACTGCTGTATGCTGACCCCTAGAATGGGATATCGTCGTCGTCGGGGGGCGACTCGCTGACGCCGGGGGCATCCTCAGGGGGTTTGGCGTCGCTGTCCTTGCGACCGCCCAGGGTGGTGATGGCCTGGGCACGTATCTCGGTGGTACGCTGCTCGACCTTGTTGCGGTCTTCCCAGGTGCGGGTCTGCAGGCTGCCTTCCACCGAGATCAGCTGGCCCTTCTTGATGTAGTTGGCGGCAAACTCGGCCTGTTTGCCCCACAGCACCACCCGGTGCCATTCGGTGCGCTCCTGGTCGTTGCCGTCGGCGTCACGCCACGATTCGTTGGTGGCCATGCGCAGGTTGACCACGGCGGTGCCTGACGGTGTGTAGCGCGGCTCGGGGTCGGCCCCCACGTGCCCGACGAGGATTACTTTGTTGACGCTGTTTCGCTGCATGCTGCCCCCCTTTTGGCCGGGGCGGGCGCCCTGGCCGAATTATCTGTCCCGTTGCGGAAAACAAAACGTAAGCATTTTACCCGGAGGATACAATGGCAAGTTTTACGGCGTCAAATGACGATGCGCCGCCAGGGCCCGTGGCGGAAGCGTAGATAGAACGTGGCGGCATAGATAACGATGTAAGCCGCCAGGGCCGTCCAGCCGGCATTGATGCCCCAGCCCTGGTGGATGGCGGTGAACCAGGTGACAGGCAGCAGGAAGAGCCACATGAGCATGATCTCGGCCACGGCCGGATAGACATTGTCACCCGCGCCGCGCAGGGCTCCGAAATTGACCATGCCCACGGCGTCGGCGAACTGCACCAGACCCAGAATCTGCAGGGGCAGGACACCCATGGCGACAATGGCCTCCACCGGGGTAAAGAGGCCCAGAATGAAGCGCGGGGCCGAAATAAACACCAGCCCCATGGAGCCCATCAGGATCAGGCACAGGAGGGTGGCTATCTGCACCGAGTCCTCGGCGCGCTTGAAATTCCCCTCTCCGATGCTCTTGCTCACCAGCGTTTGAGTGGCAAACAGGAATCCGGTGGCGGGCATAAAGGAAAAGGACAGAATGTTGATGACAATTTCGGTTGCTGCCAGGGCCACGGTGCTCACCCAGCCCATAAAGGTCATGAAGGCTGCAAAGCCCGCCATCACCCCGAAGTGCTGGATGCCGGCAGGCAACGAAAGCCTGAGGATCTTGCCCAGCGTGTCCGGCTGGCGCGGCCCCCGCCAGATGCCGGGATAGCGTCTTCGCAGGGCGTTCTGCCGGGTGGCCAGAGCATAGAGCGCCACGGCCACGGCGGACGAGATGGTGGTGGCCAGGCCGGCCCCGCCCACGCCCATAGCCGGCATCCCAAAGTGGCCAAAGATGAGGCCGTAGTTGAGCACCACGTTCAGGGTGTTGGCCACCACGGACACGAGGAGGTGGATGCGGGGACGGCTGATCCCGTTGTAAAAGCCGTAAAAGGCGAATCCCATCATCACCAGGCCGAGGCTGGGCCCGCGGTAAAGAATGTAGCTGAGTCCCATGGCAACCACGTCGGCATCGGGGTTTATGAGGGGTATGAGCCCCCGGGAGCCCACGACGAACAGCAGGCCGGCGATGGACCCCACAACCAGCGCAAAATAGTGCGTGCTGCGCAAGGCCTCGCCGGCCTCCCGGGGGCGGCCCTCACCCTCCCGGCGGGCAACAACCGTCTGGACCCCGGCCTGTATGGCGTTCAGGGAGTCGCTGATGGCAAAGGTGAACATGCTGGCTAGACCCACCGCCGCCACCGCCGCGGCCCCCAAGCGCCCCACCATGGCGATGTCAATGAGACTCATCAGGGTCTGGGAGAGGCTGGCTAAAATGATGGGCGCAGCCAGGTTCATCACCACGCGGGTGAGGGGTCGGCGGAGAGGGTTCAGATGGCTCGCCCGTCCACCGGAGTCATCACCTCCCGGTCCCGGCGCAGGGTATGCTTGCCACCGCCGCCGACAACGGCAACGACGATGCCTACCAGGGTGATGAGCCCGCCCAGGATGAAATTAGGCGTGAGGCTCTCGCCGATGAGCAGCCAGGCCAGCAGTATGGTGGCGGGCGGCAGGGCGGTGGTGACAATGGCCACCTGGGTGGGGCGCAGCAGG
This genomic interval carries:
- a CDS encoding radical SAM protein, with the translated sequence MADMSEAGALTGIARLAAGAPRTLERGDAEYFRLPVRSVLNRVSSRRVGFEWSINPYRGCTFGCRYCYARYTHEFMELAPEAFERQIYVKADAGRVLWRDLLRHQVAGSHIAIGAATDPYQPAEKQFGVTRTILETLLRYSRLLPGGGGLSLSITTKSNLVLQDLALLRALASRNDLHVNVSITTLHRRLARALEPRAPRPDLRLETVRRLAGAGIDVNVFVAPVLPGITDGPRDLEALVAAAARAGAQGLMAHAVFLKPSAQRVFFPFLAQRFPHLLRRYRRWYGRGAYAPEDYRRALSATMGRLRARYGIKAPPRDGAAGQPDHGALAEQMELVFNTEE
- the ssb gene encoding single-stranded DNA-binding protein, with the protein product MQRNSVNKVILVGHVGADPEPRYTPSGTAVVNLRMATNESWRDADGNDQERTEWHRVVLWGKQAEFAANYIKKGQLISVEGSLQTRTWEDRNKVEQRTTEIRAQAITTLGGRKDSDAKPPEDAPGVSESPPDDDDIPF
- a CDS encoding MATE family efflux transporter, with translation MMNLAAPIILASLSQTLMSLIDIAMVGRLGAAAVAAVGLASMFTFAISDSLNAIQAGVQTVVARREGEGRPREAGEALRSTHYFALVVGSIAGLLFVVGSRGLIPLINPDADVVAMGLSYILYRGPSLGLVMMGFAFYGFYNGISRPRIHLLVSVVANTLNVVLNYGLIFGHFGMPAMGVGGAGLATTISSAVAVALYALATRQNALRRRYPGIWRGPRQPDTLGKILRLSLPAGIQHFGVMAGFAAFMTFMGWVSTVALAATEIVINILSFSFMPATGFLFATQTLVSKSIGEGNFKRAEDSVQIATLLCLILMGSMGLVFISAPRFILGLFTPVEAIVAMGVLPLQILGLVQFADAVGMVNFGALRGAGDNVYPAVAEIMLMWLFLLPVTWFTAIHQGWGINAGWTALAAYIVIYAATFYLRFRHGPWRRIVI